Proteins encoded in a region of the Nicotiana tomentosiformis chromosome 9, ASM39032v3, whole genome shotgun sequence genome:
- the LOC138899141 gene encoding uncharacterized protein, whose protein sequence is MSAPPENWEVQSTARPPLFNGQYYSWWKSRTRDHIQGEDFELWYIVTDGPLATLKKNTEGVDVPKTRVDCNVEDLNKWEKNTKDKKWLVCGLGPDEYCRIQNCSTTKQIWDTLQVAHEGTTQVKRPRGTLLYFQYKNFAMKDGETIQEIYTRFTTLTNELKSLERIIPIEQRVEKILTRFLPIT, encoded by the coding sequence atgagtgcaccacctgaaaatTGGGAAGTGCAATCTACTGCTAGGCCACCGCTctttaatggccagtactactcttggtggaagtCAAGAACGAGAGATCACATACAGGGAGAGGACTTTGAGCTATGGTACATTGTCACTGATGGTCCACTAGCTACTTTGAAGAAAAATACTGaaggagtagatgtgccaaagacaagagtTGATTGCAATGTTGAGGATCTGAATAAGTGGGAAAAGAATACCAAAGACAAGAagtggcttgtttgtggacttggtccggATGAGTACTGCAGAATCCAAAATTGTTCCACTACTAAGCAAATATGGGACACActgcaagtggcccatgaaggaacaacACAGGTGAAGAGACCTAGAGGAACTTTACTGTACTTTCAGTATAagaactttgctatgaaggatggagaaaccattcaagagatatacacaaggttcactacattgacaaatgaactaaaatctCTAGAAAGGATTATCCCTATAGAACAAAGAGTTGAGAAGATACTCACTAGGTTCTTGCCAATTACTTAG